From the Leptotrichia sp. oral taxon 221 genome, one window contains:
- a CDS encoding M13 family metallopeptidase, producing the protein MNRLKQWENMKKLMVMSLLLASMSVAHAEVTSNTNSNESTNKYPGRTNTNTKGGFWDFYTESQRKLVKPNDKEIYENLSKTIKPTDDFYEYVNKNWEDKTQIPSTKSSWGSFVELSEKNQDFLRNLIKDLKEKRNSLNSDEKKILTLYESFYNIDKRNKLGLEPIKKDLKEIDDIKSIDDLQKYNIKNTRKGSNEFYGWGLSTDLNDSKNNAIYLESAGLGLSRDYYQKETPENAKILKEYTKFVSDILKLGGETDTDAKAQKIVAFEKEIAQTLLKNEESHDVAKYNNPRKVSELSSITKNVNLANYLKQLNVNTDKVIITELNYYKNLDKFLTNENIDVIKDYMKFQKIAGSSSVLNDELGKRYFEFYGKYLNGQKERETLEKRALYFVDGTLGELVGKEYVKKNFSPEAKKNTQEMVSYIKKAFQNRINKLDWMSAETKKKAIQKLNKINVKIGYPDKWHDYSTLNINENDSLYDQMVKAGEWAYDKEFKKIGKPVDKTEWFMDAHTVNAYYSPTGNEIVFPAGILQKPFYDFKNSEVGSNFGGIGAVIGHEITHGFDVSGAQFDGDGNVKNWWTAQDKQKFDAATKKLEDEFSNYTVGDNIKLNGKYTLTENIADLGGVSIAYDALQLYLADHPDLKVSNDTENELFFLNYANIWKQKATQEYRNNLAKTDSHSPNFLRVNSVLKNTDAFHKIFKTKPGDKMYRAPQDRVKIW; encoded by the coding sequence TGGGACTTTTATACAGAATCACAACGAAAATTAGTAAAACCAAATGATAAAGAAATTTATGAAAATTTAAGTAAAACAATAAAACCAACAGACGATTTTTATGAATATGTAAACAAAAATTGGGAAGATAAAACACAAATACCATCGACAAAATCGTCATGGGGATCATTTGTAGAGCTTTCTGAAAAAAATCAAGATTTTTTGAGAAATTTAATAAAAGATTTGAAGGAAAAAAGAAATTCTTTGAATTCGGATGAAAAGAAAATTTTAACTTTATATGAATCTTTTTACAACATAGATAAAAGAAATAAATTAGGTCTTGAGCCAATAAAAAAAGATTTAAAGGAAATTGATGATATAAAATCAATTGATGATTTGCAAAAATATAATATTAAGAATACAAGAAAAGGATCAAATGAGTTTTACGGTTGGGGACTTTCTACTGATTTAAATGATTCTAAAAATAATGCGATTTATTTGGAATCAGCAGGATTAGGGCTTTCAAGAGATTATTATCAAAAGGAAACTCCAGAAAATGCAAAAATCTTAAAAGAATATACGAAATTTGTTAGTGATATATTGAAACTTGGTGGTGAAACTGACACTGATGCGAAAGCTCAAAAAATAGTTGCGTTTGAAAAAGAAATTGCTCAAACGCTGTTAAAAAATGAAGAAAGTCATGATGTAGCTAAATATAACAATCCTAGAAAAGTTAGTGAATTGTCATCGATAACTAAAAATGTGAACTTGGCTAATTATTTGAAACAGTTGAATGTGAATACAGATAAAGTGATTATTACTGAATTAAATTATTATAAAAATTTAGATAAATTTTTGACAAATGAAAATATTGATGTGATAAAAGATTATATGAAATTTCAAAAGATTGCAGGATCTTCAAGTGTTTTAAATGATGAGTTAGGGAAAAGATATTTTGAATTTTATGGAAAATATTTAAATGGACAAAAAGAAAGAGAAACGCTTGAAAAAAGAGCGCTGTATTTTGTTGATGGAACTTTAGGGGAATTAGTTGGAAAAGAATATGTTAAGAAAAATTTCTCACCTGAAGCTAAAAAAAATACTCAAGAAATGGTTAGTTACATAAAAAAAGCATTCCAAAATAGAATTAACAAATTAGATTGGATGAGTGCTGAAACTAAGAAAAAAGCAATACAAAAATTGAATAAAATAAATGTAAAAATTGGTTATCCAGATAAATGGCATGATTACAGTACTTTAAATATAAATGAAAATGATTCATTGTATGATCAAATGGTAAAAGCTGGAGAATGGGCATACGATAAAGAATTTAAGAAAATTGGAAAACCAGTAGACAAAACAGAATGGTTTATGGATGCACATACAGTAAATGCCTATTATTCACCAACAGGAAATGAAATAGTATTCCCAGCAGGAATTTTACAAAAACCATTTTATGATTTCAAAAATTCTGAAGTAGGAAGTAATTTTGGTGGAATTGGAGCAGTTATTGGTCACGAGATAACTCATGGATTTGACGTTTCTGGAGCACAATTTGATGGAGACGGAAATGTTAAAAATTGGTGGACAGCTCAAGATAAGCAAAAATTTGATGCAGCAACTAAAAAATTAGAGGATGAATTTTCAAATTATACTGTTGGAGATAACATCAAACTTAATGGTAAATACACTTTAACAGAAAATATCGCAGATTTAGGAGGAGTAAGTATAGCTTATGACGCATTACAACTATATTTGGCAGACCATCCTGATTTGAAAGTTTCTAATGATACAGAAAATGAATTATTTTTCTTAAATTATGCAAATATTTGGAAACAAAAAGCTACACAAGAATATAGAAATAATTTAGCTAAAACAGATTCGCACTCGCCTAATTTCCTACGTGTAAACTCTGTATTGAAAAACACTGATGCTTTTCATAAAATCTTTAAAACAAAACCAGGAGATAAAATGTATAGAGCACCACAAGATAGAGTGAAAATTTGGTAA
- the infC gene encoding translation initiation factor IF-3 — MFFIKGTNKSNEPRMNERIRAREIRVIGDDGEQFGILSVNEAIALAAEKNLDLVEISPNATPPVCKIMDYGKYKYEKTKKDKENKKKQKNVVVKELRIKPHIDEHDKETKISQIKKFIEKEHKVKVSLRLTGRERLHADSAIKILDEFASHFEETAIVEKKYGKEQVQKFILLSPKK; from the coding sequence GTGTTCTTTATAAAAGGAACTAATAAATCTAACGAACCGAGAATGAACGAGAGAATTAGAGCAAGAGAAATTAGAGTGATTGGAGACGATGGAGAACAATTTGGAATTTTGTCTGTTAATGAAGCAATTGCTTTAGCTGCAGAAAAAAATCTAGATTTAGTTGAGATTTCACCGAATGCCACACCACCTGTATGTAAAATTATGGACTATGGAAAATACAAGTATGAGAAAACAAAAAAAGATAAAGAAAATAAAAAGAAACAAAAAAATGTTGTTGTCAAAGAATTGAGAATAAAACCTCATATTGATGAACACGATAAAGAAACAAAAATTTCTCAAATTAAAAAATTCATAGAAAAAGAACATAAGGTGAAAGTAAGTTTAAGACTTACTGGAAGAGAAAGATTACATGCTGATTCAGCTATTAAAATTTTAGATGAATTTGCAAGTCATTTTGAAGAAACAGCAATTGTTGAAAAAAAATATGGGAAAGAACAAGTACAAAAATTTATATTGTTATCGCCTAAAAAGTAA